The genomic region ACTTTATGTTGTTATCACAAAGATGGCCGACTATGAACTTATACATATAGTATTATGAACAGTGACAGTATTCAATATCTGCAAAAATCAGGTAAAGATTAGTCTTGATATATAGTAAGTTAACTTAACGACTAAACCctggtacatttatatatatatataattacttcaTTATGTATCTATTGCCAAGGCCTTTATTATTACATACACATGTTGTTTTAGGAAGTAGATCACCTGGAAAATTAAGGAATGCATGGCTGAAAGTTTTCTATATCAATGCTgaatacaatattttgaaaatattttttctcgTTCTAGTTATGTAAAGTTATGGCAAACAACAgttgttttaatatttcaagAATCTTGACATTTTCCCCCAATCCCATGAGACTGAGATATATCtatactgacactgttacttcATTTAATCTAGATATTACAtgggaaaagaaaaaagattttttttttttttttactaagatacaagttgttaacaatatatattctCTCATTTCAGATGTAACTTAAGATATGCCTCattaaatgttgatgaaacatACCTCCAGCAGCCGAGACCACATGATGTCAAGGTGTGACCGTTATCGTCCAATCAACTCATGCTGGGGGTACGGACAACCAATGGACAACTCTCACTCTACCATACAGAAGTTGAGTACGTTGTATTGCGACCCGGAGATGAGCGACCTTCAGCTAGTCGTCGGCGATAAGGTGTTTCACACCCACAAACTCATCTTGAGCATTTCTAGCGATGTACTCAAGACCATGTTGACCAGTCCAACATGGCCGGAGTCCTACAAGGACCAAATTGTGTTACAGGAAGATCCTGAATGTGTCGAGGTGTTTGGAGATTTTTTACATTATCTCTACACAGGGCGAATACACATGAGTCACCTGACAGTCTTGCCGATTCTGTCTCTAGCGGATAAATATAATATCGGTGACCTTTCCTCTCTTTGTATAGACTACATGTGTTCGCATTGTGTGGCGACCAAACACACGAGTCGTGTCTTGTCCTGGTACACATATGCCAACATGTGTGGACACAAACAGTTGGAACATGTGTGTGAAGAGTACATTGTGTGGAATTTTCAGTTTGTCATCGAAACTGATGACTTTTTGTCCATATCAGCTGACATCCTTTTGCATTTCTTCCGATCACCAGACATTGttgtaaaaaatgaattatCCTTATATCAAGCTGTTAAGAAATGGGTCATGAAAAAGCTCGGAAGCAAGGAAAAAGACGAGTCTACAAAATCTGTAAGTTCCACGGCACAATTTGTTGTAAGAAACTTGGGACAACACACTCGATTCACGCTGATGACTTACAGTGAACTCAAGTCCCTACAAGATGACAGCTTAGTGGAGATTTTCCGCGACATCCTAGAATCACCTATACAGGCAGCTTTACAAGTCCATATTGCTCAAAAAACTCCTGCTCATCAGACTGAAAATGATACTCATATTTATCCTACAAATGGCAGCTCCTCATCATCACCATTgtcgtcgtcatcgtcatcatTGTGTCATAGTTCACAACTAAAAGATCATATATCCCCTTCCAGTTACCATATACAATGCGAAGGAAGGTTTGTCAAACAGAATTCAGCAGAAAACCATTTGGATGACAGCCAAGGTGGACTGATCAGCCATGATTGTCAACTTAAGTCTGTCCATAACATTCAAAGTGCTACAATACCATCACTGCATGAAATCAACACAAACAAGTTTGATAACTTATCATCAAACAGTCAAAGTGCTCAACTTGTTGATGTTTCTCCATCGAGAACCCCATCAGCTTCGTCAACTGTCGCAGTGAGACAAGATCTCCCTCGAATTTACAC from Pecten maximus chromosome 11, xPecMax1.1, whole genome shotgun sequence harbors:
- the LOC117337057 gene encoding uncharacterized protein LOC117337057, whose translation is MLMKHTSSSRDHMMSRCDRYRPINSCWGYGQPMDNSHSTIQKLSTLYCDPEMSDLQLVVGDKVFHTHKLILSISSDVLKTMLTSPTWPESYKDQIVLQEDPECVEVFGDFLHYLYTGRIHMSHLTVLPILSLADKYNIGDLSSLCIDYMCSHCVATKHTSRVLSWYTYANMCGHKQLEHVCEEYIVWNFQFVIETDDFLSISADILLHFFRSPDIVVKNELSLYQAVKKWVMKKLGSKEKDESTKSVSSTAQFVVRNLGQHTRFTLMTYSELKSLQDDSLVEIFRDILESPIQAALQVHIAQKTPAHQTENDTHIYPTNGSSSSSPLSSSSSSLCHSSQLKDHISPSSYHIQCEGRFVKQNSAENHLDDSQGGLISHDCQLKSVHNIQSATIPSLHEINTNKFDNLSSNSQSAQLVDVSPSRTPSASSTVAVRQDLPRIYTCDSWCTEMVVSELGEITPGDVLGAFFSTPVTGCEEDDSCYWDWHIDLYPKGVTFKKCMMIGMLENREIDEVLYETVRLTVTSNSSETRKVKISVMVIGEEEGLEYVVRGLTKTCIFDEDHVLFNISDIVPYACLHGNKPLYKIGEKRDTLKVTVAIRPALTV